Proteins encoded within one genomic window of Dasypus novemcinctus isolate mDasNov1 chromosome 17, mDasNov1.1.hap2, whole genome shotgun sequence:
- the MTHFD2 gene encoding bifunctional methylenetetrahydrofolate dehydrogenase/cyclohydrolase, mitochondrial isoform X2, giving the protein MKSPRRLPGTRASFCCGRNEAVIISGKKLAQQIKQEVRQEVEEWVALGHKRPQLSVVLVGENPASHSYVLNKTRAAADVGIISETILKPASISEEELLTLINKLNSDDNVDGLLVQLPLPEHIDERKICNAVSPDKDVDGFHVINVGRMCLDQCSMLPATPWGVWEIIKRTGIPTLGKNVVVAGRSKNVGMPIAMLLHTDGAHERPGGDATVTISHRYTPKEQLKKHTILADIVVSAAGIPNLITADMIKEGAAVIDVGINRVEDPTTAKPKLVGDVDFEEVRKKAGYITPVPGGVGPMTVAMLMKNTVIAAKKLLRLEEQEVLKSKELGAATN; this is encoded by the exons ATGAAATCCCCGCGCCGGCTGCCGGGTACCCGCGCTTCCTTCTGCTGCGGGAG AAATGAAGCCGTTATCATTTCTGGAAAGAAACTTGCCCAGCAGATCAAGCAGGAAGTGCGGCAGGAAGTGGAAGAGTGGGTGGCCTTGGGCCACAAGCGGCCGCAGCTGAGCGTCGTTCTGGTGGGCGAGAACCCTGCCAGCCACTCCTACGTCCTCAACAAGACGCGGGCGGCTGCGGATGTGG GAATCATCAGCGAAACGATCTTGAAACCAGCTTCGATTTCAGAGGAAGAATTGTTGACCTTGATCAATAAACTAAATAGCGATGACAATGTAGATGGCCTCCTCGTTCAGCTGCCCCTTCCAG AGCACATTGACGAGCGAAAGATCTGCAACGCTGTTTCTCCAGACAAGGATGTTGATGGCTTTCATGTAATTAATGTCGGGCGGATGTGCTTGGACCAGTGTTCCATGCTCCCTGCCACCCCGTGGGGCGTGTGGGAGATAATTAAGCGAACTG GAATTCCAACTCTAGGGAAGAATGTAGTTGTGGCTGGAAGGTCGAAAAACGTTGGAATGCCCATTGCGATGTTACTGCACACAGACGGGGCCCACGAACGGCCCGGAG GTGATGCAACTGTTACAATATCTCATCGCTACACTCCCAAAGAACAGTtgaaaaagcatacaattcttgCAGATATTGTGGTGTCTGCTGCAG GCATTCCAAATCTGATAACTGCAGATATGATCAAGGAAGGAGCAGCAGTCATTGACGTAGGAATAAATAGAGTGGAAGATCCCACAACCGCTAAGCCCAAGTTGGTCGGAGATGTGGATTTTGAAG AAGTCAGGAAGAAAGCAGGTTACATCACTCCTGTCCCTGGGGGCGTCGGTCCCATGACAGTGGCGATGCTCATGAAGAACACCGTGATTGCTGCAAAGAAACTGCTGAGGCTTGAAGAGCAGGAAGTGCTGAAGTCGAAAGAGCTTGGAGCAGCAACCAATTAA
- the MTHFD2 gene encoding bifunctional methylenetetrahydrofolate dehydrogenase/cyclohydrolase, mitochondrial isoform X1 has product MAARCLVSRLAARLLRPAQSCRPRHRPFHPSAVRNEAVIISGKKLAQQIKQEVRQEVEEWVALGHKRPQLSVVLVGENPASHSYVLNKTRAAADVGIISETILKPASISEEELLTLINKLNSDDNVDGLLVQLPLPEHIDERKICNAVSPDKDVDGFHVINVGRMCLDQCSMLPATPWGVWEIIKRTGIPTLGKNVVVAGRSKNVGMPIAMLLHTDGAHERPGGDATVTISHRYTPKEQLKKHTILADIVVSAAGIPNLITADMIKEGAAVIDVGINRVEDPTTAKPKLVGDVDFEEVRKKAGYITPVPGGVGPMTVAMLMKNTVIAAKKLLRLEEQEVLKSKELGAATN; this is encoded by the exons ATGGCTGCGCGCTGCCTGGTGTCCCGGCTGGCGGCGCGGCTGCTCCGGCCCGCGCAGAGCTGCCGCCCCCGCCATCGCCCCTTCCACCCCTCGGCGGTTCG AAATGAAGCCGTTATCATTTCTGGAAAGAAACTTGCCCAGCAGATCAAGCAGGAAGTGCGGCAGGAAGTGGAAGAGTGGGTGGCCTTGGGCCACAAGCGGCCGCAGCTGAGCGTCGTTCTGGTGGGCGAGAACCCTGCCAGCCACTCCTACGTCCTCAACAAGACGCGGGCGGCTGCGGATGTGG GAATCATCAGCGAAACGATCTTGAAACCAGCTTCGATTTCAGAGGAAGAATTGTTGACCTTGATCAATAAACTAAATAGCGATGACAATGTAGATGGCCTCCTCGTTCAGCTGCCCCTTCCAG AGCACATTGACGAGCGAAAGATCTGCAACGCTGTTTCTCCAGACAAGGATGTTGATGGCTTTCATGTAATTAATGTCGGGCGGATGTGCTTGGACCAGTGTTCCATGCTCCCTGCCACCCCGTGGGGCGTGTGGGAGATAATTAAGCGAACTG GAATTCCAACTCTAGGGAAGAATGTAGTTGTGGCTGGAAGGTCGAAAAACGTTGGAATGCCCATTGCGATGTTACTGCACACAGACGGGGCCCACGAACGGCCCGGAG GTGATGCAACTGTTACAATATCTCATCGCTACACTCCCAAAGAACAGTtgaaaaagcatacaattcttgCAGATATTGTGGTGTCTGCTGCAG GCATTCCAAATCTGATAACTGCAGATATGATCAAGGAAGGAGCAGCAGTCATTGACGTAGGAATAAATAGAGTGGAAGATCCCACAACCGCTAAGCCCAAGTTGGTCGGAGATGTGGATTTTGAAG AAGTCAGGAAGAAAGCAGGTTACATCACTCCTGTCCCTGGGGGCGTCGGTCCCATGACAGTGGCGATGCTCATGAAGAACACCGTGATTGCTGCAAAGAAACTGCTGAGGCTTGAAGAGCAGGAAGTGCTGAAGTCGAAAGAGCTTGGAGCAGCAACCAATTAA